One Halobaculum roseum DNA segment encodes these proteins:
- the rpsB gene encoding 30S ribosomal protein S2, translating to MSESENDADTEEAPDAEEEVAETAAAEESPDETDAQPEETEAAAEGAADEEADAGPRFDEDVMPDDEADLLIPVEDYLSAGVHIGTQQKTKDMERFIHRVRDDGLYVLDVSKTDGRIRTAASFLANYDPEQVLVTSSRQYGRFPAEKFADAIGARARTGRFIPGTLTNPEYAGYIEPDVVVVTDPIGDAQAVKEAITVGIPVIAMCDSNNQVSNVDLVIPTNNKGRRALSVIYWLLANETLDNRGAEPGYALEDFEAEL from the coding sequence ATGAGCGAATCCGAGAACGACGCAGACACCGAAGAGGCGCCCGACGCCGAGGAGGAGGTCGCAGAGACCGCCGCGGCCGAGGAGTCGCCCGACGAGACAGACGCACAGCCCGAGGAGACGGAGGCGGCGGCCGAGGGGGCCGCCGACGAGGAGGCGGACGCGGGTCCGCGCTTCGACGAGGACGTCATGCCCGACGACGAGGCGGACCTCCTCATCCCCGTCGAGGACTACCTCTCCGCTGGCGTCCACATCGGGACCCAGCAGAAGACCAAGGACATGGAGCGGTTCATCCACCGCGTCCGCGACGACGGCCTGTACGTGCTCGACGTGAGCAAGACGGACGGCCGTATCCGTACCGCGGCCTCGTTCCTGGCGAACTACGACCCCGAGCAGGTGCTCGTCACCTCCTCGCGCCAGTACGGTCGCTTCCCGGCCGAGAAGTTCGCCGACGCGATCGGCGCGCGCGCCCGCACCGGGCGCTTCATCCCGGGGACGCTGACGAACCCCGAGTACGCCGGCTACATCGAGCCGGACGTCGTGGTTGTCACCGACCCGATCGGGGACGCGCAGGCGGTCAAGGAGGCCATCACGGTCGGCATCCCCGTCATCGCGATGTGCGACTCGAACAACCAGGTCTCCAACGTCGACCTCGTCATCCCGACGAACAACAAGGGTCGCCGCGCCCTGTCGGTCATCTACTGGCTGCTCGCCAACGAGACGCTCGACAACCGCGGCGCCGAGCCCGGCTACGCCCTCGAGGACTTCGAGGCCGAACTGTAA
- a CDS encoding DNA-directed RNA polymerase subunit K, translating into MSGNLEYNRYEKARILGARSLQLAYGAPALIDSDQSEPILIAAEEYDAGVLPFTVRREGK; encoded by the coding sequence AGTACAACCGGTACGAGAAGGCCCGCATCCTCGGCGCACGGTCGCTCCAGCTGGCGTACGGCGCGCCGGCGCTGATCGACAGCGACCAGTCCGAGCCGATCCTCATCGCGGCCGAGGAGTACGACGCCGGCGTGTTGCCGTTCACGGTCCGGCGGGAGGGGAAGTGA
- a CDS encoding sensor histidine kinase — protein MRPHPSGGRVANNVERIAEAAAALTDTVDNQQTILGMMLGDPDPTPTDLTCLVRHRIEAARTRRPDAVIDATLDDGVVGLATESVDRAVDQLLGNAFDHADGTPRVTVSLEAGDDEARLCVRDGAPEIPAFEVEVLTGRRSIDHLNHTAGLGLWIVQWAMKHSGGEVTFDRTDDGGNEVTLTFQYPDAERDAVPDDATERVGSNGADDD, from the coding sequence GTGCGACCGCATCCGTCGGGCGGCCGCGTCGCGAACAACGTCGAGCGGATCGCCGAGGCCGCGGCGGCGCTGACCGACACCGTCGACAACCAGCAGACGATCCTCGGGATGATGCTCGGGGACCCGGACCCGACGCCGACGGACCTCACCTGCCTCGTTCGCCACCGCATCGAGGCGGCCCGGACACGGCGACCGGACGCCGTCATCGACGCCACCCTCGACGACGGTGTCGTCGGGCTCGCTACCGAGAGCGTCGACCGGGCGGTCGACCAGCTCCTCGGCAACGCGTTCGACCACGCCGACGGCACCCCACGGGTGACCGTCTCGCTCGAAGCCGGTGACGACGAAGCGCGGCTGTGCGTCCGCGACGGGGCGCCGGAGATCCCGGCGTTCGAGGTCGAGGTGCTGACCGGTCGCCGGTCGATCGACCACCTCAACCACACGGCCGGCCTGGGGCTGTGGATCGTTCAGTGGGCGATGAAACACTCGGGCGGGGAGGTCACGTTCGACCGGACCGACGACGGCGGCAACGAGGTCACGCTGACGTTCCAGTATCCCGACGCGGAGCGCGACGCCGTCCCGGACGACGCCACCGAGAGGGTCGGGTCTAACGGCGCGGACGACGACTGA
- a CDS encoding isopentenyl phosphate kinase yields the protein MVTVLKLGGSVITEKDRPETLDGEALAALAEAIAAALDDGAVEDLVIVHGGGSFGHHHAAEHGVSASEGIRDVGGIMAVHGAMKTLNQFVLSRLHAVDVPAVPVHPFSAAARDADGDLTLMTEQVATMVDEGFVPVLHGDGVVHAGEAVTVLSGDELVTELAGALEADRVGLCSTVPGVLDGDDEVIPHIDDFDEVADALGASDSTDVTGGMAAKVRELLALGSPAYVFGPDAVGTFLAGGDAGTRIG from the coding sequence ATGGTCACGGTCCTGAAGCTCGGCGGCTCGGTCATCACCGAGAAGGACCGCCCGGAGACGCTCGACGGCGAGGCGCTCGCGGCGCTGGCGGAGGCCATCGCGGCCGCCCTCGACGACGGTGCCGTCGAGGACCTCGTGATCGTCCACGGCGGCGGCTCCTTCGGCCACCACCACGCCGCCGAACACGGCGTGAGCGCGAGCGAGGGAATCCGCGACGTGGGCGGCATCATGGCCGTCCACGGCGCGATGAAGACCCTGAACCAGTTCGTCCTCTCGCGGCTACACGCCGTGGACGTGCCCGCGGTCCCGGTGCACCCGTTCTCGGCGGCCGCCCGCGACGCCGACGGCGACCTCACGCTGATGACCGAGCAGGTCGCGACGATGGTCGACGAGGGGTTCGTGCCGGTGCTCCACGGCGACGGCGTCGTCCACGCCGGCGAGGCCGTCACCGTCCTCTCGGGCGACGAACTCGTCACGGAACTGGCGGGCGCGCTCGAGGCCGACCGCGTGGGCCTCTGCTCGACGGTGCCGGGCGTCCTCGACGGCGACGACGAGGTGATCCCCCACATCGACGACTTCGACGAGGTCGCCGACGCGCTCGGGGCCAGCGATTCGACGGACGTGACCGGCGGGATGGCCGCGAAGGTGCGGGAGCTGCTCGCGCTCGGCTCGCCGGCGTACGTGTTCGGTCCCGACGCCGTCGGGACGTTCCTCGCGGGCGGGGACGCCGGGACGCGGATCGGGTGA
- the eno gene encoding phosphopyruvate hydratase: MTLIESVSLRRVLDSRGNPTVEADVLTQSGGFGRAAAPSGASTGEYEAIELPPKEAIARAREHAVPRLVGSVHAGNQRDVDAALHAADGTEDFSEIGANSAVAISMAASKAGADVLGAPLFQHLGGTFRDADRSFPVPLGNVVGGGEHAADATHIQEFLSAPVGAPSVAEAVFANADVHAAVADILDDRGVAAAKGDEGAWAPAVSDAEAFEIVDEATSRVEDALGFGIRFGLDVAASELYDADAGVYRYGDTERTSAEQVEYMAELVDEYDLAYVEDPLDEDDYDGFADLTDRVGDRTLICGDDLFVTNVERLSRGIDEGAANSILIKPNQIGTLSDAFDAVELAQRNGLDAVVSHRSGETEDTTIAHLAVATDASYIKTGTVGGERTAKLNELIRIAEEAV; encoded by the coding sequence GTGACGCTGATCGAGTCGGTGTCGCTGCGTCGCGTGCTCGACTCGCGGGGCAACCCCACCGTCGAGGCGGACGTGCTCACCCAGTCGGGCGGCTTCGGCCGCGCGGCGGCGCCCTCCGGGGCGTCGACGGGCGAGTACGAGGCGATCGAGCTCCCGCCCAAGGAGGCGATCGCCAGGGCCCGCGAGCACGCGGTCCCGCGGCTCGTCGGCTCGGTCCACGCGGGCAACCAGCGCGACGTGGACGCGGCGCTGCACGCCGCCGACGGCACCGAGGACTTCTCGGAGATCGGCGCCAACAGCGCCGTCGCGATCAGCATGGCGGCGTCGAAGGCCGGCGCCGACGTGCTGGGCGCGCCGCTGTTCCAGCACCTCGGTGGCACCTTCCGCGACGCCGACCGGTCGTTCCCGGTTCCGCTGGGGAACGTCGTGGGTGGCGGCGAGCACGCCGCCGACGCGACGCACATCCAGGAGTTCCTCTCGGCGCCCGTCGGCGCCCCCTCCGTCGCGGAGGCGGTGTTCGCGAACGCGGACGTCCACGCCGCGGTCGCCGACATCCTCGACGACCGCGGCGTCGCCGCCGCCAAGGGCGACGAGGGCGCGTGGGCGCCCGCAGTCTCCGACGCCGAGGCGTTCGAGATCGTCGACGAGGCGACCTCCCGCGTGGAGGACGCGCTCGGCTTCGGGATCCGGTTCGGCCTCGACGTTGCCGCCTCGGAGCTGTACGACGCCGACGCCGGCGTCTACCGCTACGGCGACACCGAGCGCACCTCGGCCGAGCAGGTCGAGTACATGGCCGAGCTGGTCGACGAGTACGACCTCGCGTACGTCGAGGACCCCCTCGACGAGGACGACTACGACGGGTTCGCCGACCTGACCGACAGAGTGGGCGACCGCACGCTGATCTGCGGCGACGACCTGTTCGTGACGAACGTCGAGCGCCTCTCGCGGGGCATCGACGAGGGCGCGGCCAACAGCATCCTGATCAAGCCGAACCAGATCGGGACGCTGTCGGACGCGTTCGACGCCGTCGAGCTGGCCCAGCGAAACGGGCTGGACGCGGTCGTCTCCCACCGCTCGGGCGAGACCGAGGACACCACCATCGCACACCTCGCCGTCGCGACCGACGCCTCGTACATCAAGACGGGGACCGTCGGCGGCGAGCGCACCGCAAAGCTGAACGAACTCATCCGCATCGCGGAGGAGGCAGTATGA
- the mvk gene encoding mevalonate kinase translates to MTTCSAPGKVYLFGEHAVVYGEPAVPCAVERRARVTVEPREDGRVRVDAADLSLDGFTVTWGGSIDDRPDIDAPAPLVEAAMEYIEAAVRQAREAADRPDAGFDITVESAIPLGAGLGSSAAVVVAGIDAATRALGTELDPEEVARRAYEAEYEVQEGQASRADTFCSAMGGAVRVEGDDTRTIDAPPLPFVVGYDGGAGDTGELVAGVRALREEHAFAADTVETVGDLTREGERLLADADPEREPGDELLADLGELMNFNHGLLEALGVSARSLDAMVWAARDAGAAGAKLTGAGGGGCIVALDPTDETQHALGYTAECEQSFRAELATEGVRVEAA, encoded by the coding sequence ATGACAACCTGCAGCGCGCCGGGGAAGGTGTACCTCTTCGGCGAGCACGCGGTCGTGTACGGCGAGCCGGCGGTGCCGTGTGCGGTCGAGCGTCGCGCGCGGGTGACCGTCGAGCCGCGCGAGGACGGCCGCGTCCGCGTCGACGCGGCGGACCTCTCGCTGGACGGCTTCACCGTCACCTGGGGCGGGAGCATCGACGACCGACCCGACATCGACGCGCCGGCCCCGCTGGTCGAGGCGGCGATGGAGTACATCGAGGCGGCGGTCCGACAGGCACGCGAGGCCGCGGACCGTCCCGACGCCGGCTTCGACATCACCGTCGAGTCGGCGATCCCGTTGGGCGCGGGACTGGGCTCCTCGGCGGCAGTCGTCGTCGCCGGCATCGACGCGGCGACGCGCGCGCTCGGGACCGAACTCGACCCCGAGGAGGTCGCCCGGCGCGCCTACGAGGCGGAGTACGAGGTGCAGGAGGGCCAGGCCTCCCGCGCGGACACGTTCTGTTCCGCCATGGGCGGGGCCGTCCGCGTCGAGGGCGACGACACGCGGACGATCGACGCCCCGCCGCTGCCGTTCGTCGTCGGCTACGACGGCGGCGCCGGCGACACCGGCGAACTCGTCGCGGGGGTTCGCGCGCTCCGGGAGGAGCACGCGTTCGCCGCCGACACCGTCGAGACGGTCGGCGACCTCACCCGGGAGGGCGAGCGGCTTCTGGCGGATGCCGACCCCGAACGCGAACCCGGCGACGAACTGCTCGCCGATCTGGGCGAGCTGATGAACTTCAACCACGGGCTGCTGGAGGCGCTTGGCGTCTCCGCCCGCTCGCTGGACGCGATGGTGTGGGCCGCCCGGGACGCGGGCGCCGCCGGCGCGAAGCTCACCGGCGCGGGCGGCGGCGGCTGCATCGTCGCGCTCGATCCGACCGACGAGACGCAGCACGCGCTCGGCTACACCGCCGAGTGCGAGCAGTCGTTCCGCGCCGAGTTGGCGACCGAGGGCGTCCGCGTGGAGGCGGCGTAG
- a CDS encoding PAS domain-containing protein, with product MYGTPADRALAVLAVGADGGRPDPPSALERALPESSSVATVDSIAAALDRDLDAIDCIVTAFTLADGTAVDLHRRLSTLTAPPPVVLVVDASDGSVPAGAVSTPFADVVAADRDGDDRADGDRSVPARVAAAVTSVVPGDDGPTVAGGLPRDRRSLDALKATLFDRLFTEIPMHSYVKDGEARHVMVSEAPVDRRIHRFGDEYLGRRDVDGVVPESDAREPYEDDLRVIETGTPIVNKEEHYASADRWFRTSKVPWTDGDGEVAGLIGISQEITARKDRERQLEITHHVVRHTLRNKLNVILGRCDRIRRAAASRTTSSGSPRPRRR from the coding sequence ATGTACGGGACGCCCGCCGACCGCGCGCTCGCGGTCCTCGCGGTCGGAGCGGACGGAGGCCGGCCGGATCCGCCGTCGGCTCTCGAACGTGCCCTCCCCGAGTCGTCGTCGGTCGCGACCGTCGACTCGATCGCCGCCGCTCTCGATCGCGATCTCGACGCGATCGATTGCATCGTCACCGCGTTCACGCTCGCCGACGGCACCGCGGTCGACCTCCATCGGCGGCTGTCCACGCTGACGGCCCCGCCGCCCGTCGTGCTCGTCGTCGACGCGAGCGACGGATCGGTGCCCGCGGGCGCCGTCTCGACCCCGTTCGCCGATGTCGTCGCCGCCGACCGCGACGGGGACGACCGCGCCGACGGGGACCGGTCCGTCCCCGCGCGCGTCGCGGCGGCGGTCACCTCCGTCGTCCCCGGCGACGACGGCCCGACGGTCGCCGGCGGGCTTCCGCGGGACAGGCGTTCGCTCGACGCCCTGAAGGCGACCCTGTTCGACCGGCTCTTCACCGAGATCCCGATGCACTCGTACGTCAAGGACGGCGAGGCACGACACGTGATGGTGAGCGAGGCGCCCGTCGACAGACGGATCCACCGATTCGGCGACGAGTATCTCGGCCGACGCGACGTCGACGGCGTCGTCCCGGAATCGGACGCGCGCGAGCCGTACGAGGACGACCTGCGCGTGATCGAGACCGGAACGCCGATCGTGAACAAGGAGGAGCACTACGCGTCGGCCGACCGGTGGTTCCGGACCTCGAAGGTGCCGTGGACCGACGGCGACGGCGAGGTCGCCGGCCTGATCGGCATCTCCCAGGAGATAACCGCCCGGAAGGACCGCGAGCGGCAACTGGAGATCACCCACCACGTCGTCCGGCACACGCTCCGAAACAAGCTGAACGTGATACTCGGTCGGTGCGACCGCATCCGTCGGGCGGCCGCGTCGCGAACAACGTCGAGCGGATCGCCGAGGCCGCGGCGGCGCTGA